TAACAAAGAGGGGGAGTTTTAATTTAGGAAAAGGAGTTTAAAATGCTGAAAAGGATTGGGTTCTATTTATTGGTATTGATGGCTATTTCTACCATCGTAATCGCCGATCCCGAAGCAAAGAAAGGAGCAATAAGAGGACGCTTCGCCTATGCCAAGTACCAAGAAACTCAATATACCAATAGCGGATGTGGCGAGTTTGAGATTGTTTTTCGTCCCGCAGCAAAATTCGAGATCGGGGTGGGAGTGGGATACTACCTGACCAAATCCAACGGCAACTGGTTAAGCCCGGGCAACTTCTATCAAATGCCGATAGATATCCTCTTCCATGTGGTTCCCAACCCTAATGGTAAGGTCTCGCCCTATTTCGGAGGTGGGGCGAGTTACATCATCTTCAACTACCAGATGAACGCCCAGGAAGCCCTTTCCAATCTCGGCTTCGAAGCGTCAGAAGAGGTTGAGAACTCCTTCGGCTACTTCGCTGGAGGGGGAGTGGATATCTCGTTGTCACCAAAAATAGGTCTGAATATCGATGTCAAGTATCGGATGATAAACGCCAATGCGACCGCTACCATCAGGGATACCTTCAGTGGGATCACCGCCTCCGATAGCACAACCTTGAAGGTAAACGGCTTTGTCTTAGGCGGCGGTATTACCATCCTCTTTTGATCACAAAGGAGGTTAAGAAACAATGAGAAAATTCCTTCTTTCTTTCATTGTTTTCGCCTCTC
This portion of the Acidobacteriota bacterium genome encodes:
- a CDS encoding outer membrane beta-barrel protein, with protein sequence MLKRIGFYLLVLMAISTIVIADPEAKKGAIRGRFAYAKYQETQYTNSGCGEFEIVFRPAAKFEIGVGVGYYLTKSNGNWLSPGNFYQMPIDILFHVVPNPNGKVSPYFGGGASYIIFNYQMNAQEALSNLGFEASEEVENSFGYFAGGGVDISLSPKIGLNIDVKYRMINANATATIRDTFSGITASDSTTLKVNGFVLGGGITILF